One genomic window of Diospyros lotus cultivar Yz01 chromosome 8, ASM1463336v1, whole genome shotgun sequence includes the following:
- the LOC127808552 gene encoding uncharacterized mitochondrial protein AtMg00810-like has protein sequence MHKMGSRQSRGNHTFFLKHTKDKVTALLVYVDDIVVTGNDEAEQESLKQNLAKKFEIKDLGRLKYFLGNEVAYSQKGIHLSQRKYTLDLLTETGLLGGKGAQIPVDPNIKLRENYSGEAIDKGQFQRLVGKLIYLSHTRPDIAFGVSLVS, from the coding sequence ATGCATAAAATGGGATCCCGACAAAGTCGAGGGAACCACACCTTCTTCCTCAAACACACGAAAGATAAGGTAACTGCTCTattagtttatgttgatgacattgttGTGACAGGAAATGATGAAGCTGAGCAAGAAAGCCTAAAACAAAATCTTGCTaagaaatttgagattaaagaccTTGGAAGGCTAAAGTATTTCTTAGGCAATGAGGTGGCCTATTCTCAAAAAGGAATCCACCTATCTCAGCGTAAGTACACTCTTGACTTATTGACTGAGACTGGATTGCTAGGAGGAAAGGGAGCTCAGATTCCAGTAGATCCAAACATCAAGCTACGAGAAAATTACTCTGGAGAAGCAATAGATAAAGGGCAGTTCCAAAGGTTGGTAGGGAAACTgatatatctctcacatactaggcCGGACATAGCATTTGGAGTAAGCCTAGTAAGTTAA